The Carassius carassius chromosome 5, fCarCar2.1, whole genome shotgun sequence DNA window TTTtgaagcactatacaaataaacatgaattaatttgaatacaatgtgttttttttctttgtttttcttggtTCTGAGTGTTGTTTTTGTCAGCCCAAAGCCACTGCCATCACGAGTTGAAGGGTATTGAAGCTGAAAGGAGCTTCTCAGAGGCTCAATAGGGAGCTAAGAGTGCTACTACTACTAACTCTATTAACCTGACCTCTAGAGGCCCGAGAAGAGTGAAAAGTGAGCCATCTACTTCAACATCATATCTATTCCTTATACATTCATTTTACCTACATTCTTTGTGTGCCCCCAAACACtagttattgttaaaaaaagcTATTCTTTAAATTACACATTCAAATATGCTttagtattatataaatattaatatgaagatggtaatacatacaaaaatgtatattgtgtaAGTGGATTCTAGTCATATCATTTAACGTCTGGTTAAAGTTACTATCAATTCACAGTCAAAGTGATCAAAGATGCAAAAGTCTCATTCACTGACATTCATCCTCTAGTAAATTCTTGTTTATTGGAGTAAATCTTGTGGATTTACTAACAGACAGGATTATTAACACTAGTTTTTCATTTCACCTTATTGTTATGAGTATGATGTGGGACAGGAGGAAACACACTTTAGTTTAACTAAACTTAAATAGGTAATGTTATTTAGTAAATCAATAACATACCATGGTATATTTTAAAGTGACATGGAATTTATTTGTGAAACCATCACTGTATGTTACTGCCAAGGTAGGCAAAAAGTCAGGTAGCTAATATGAGAAAAGCTTACTTTCTGTAATGCAACTATTTTCGGTTGCACTATTGACTATTGACCACAAGATGGCAGTGTTGTCAAACCTGTTTCTCATCtgaatgtacagtacatgtacttgtaatttgtatcttattttatacacaacacttttaatgtctcaggattatttgtgtatttgaactACTATATTAGCAGTAGTCTTCACGAGTTGTGTCTCCTCTGCAGATTCCTCCTGGTACACCGCTAGTATTGCACTTGCGCGTTCGTCTGCGACGCTCCCCGGAGCAGAGCGACCAGGAAGACCAGCAACCCCAGTTTCCCAGTTGTTCAAAAGACTTAGCTAGAAGTGATTGAACAGACAGAGGGAACACTCAACTCAAACCAACACAAATTAATTATATCAAAGTTTTACAGGCCGgtgcacacagaaacacacaccttTCATCAGTTCCTTCTCAATGATCTGACACGCAACACCTTCAGACCCTGTTAGGCACATGCATTTACACTCCCCATCTATCTGGATCACAGTGCCACCGTTCTGGCACGGCTGGCACTTACACACGCTGTACTCGGCCACATAGTCATCCAGGGCTCTTCTGAGATTTTCCCGTCTTGGCTGAGCATCAGGAAAGTCCAAAGGGATCGCATTGTAGATGGGTTCAGGCTGTCAACACAACAATGGAAACAAATTGTGCTCCATTACAGCAGTTACCACACATGCACTGGCAAGTAAAAAGTAAAGGCGAGGTGAGTCTCACATCACTGTGAATGAGAGCTGGGAGAGTAGTGATGGTCTTTGCCCATTCCACATACTGATTATAGTCTAGGATGCCATCTTTAGTGAGCTGAGACTTCATGGCTACTGCTGAAGCCGGACTGCCCCCTTTCACTGCGATCAGCACTTTATCAATAACCCCCTTGGTGTCCTTGCCATCTGGTGAACAAGGTTGTGAGCAATTTAGCTTCACCAGAAAGCTCGTGGCTGATTaacttgaagggatagttcaaacaaaaaatgtaaattctatcTTCAATTATTCACCCTCAGGTCCAAGTTACTgtaaattaactgtttttattcatataaatgaaagtcagtgggggcCAAAATAACACTAAACCCCTTTCATTTTATTGCTCAGTTTTGAGTGAACAATCCTTCTAATAGCttactgttaaaaatgtatactCATACACACCTGTGGGTTTGTCTGTTAGTGTCTCACAGTCGTTTGTTGGTTTAATATGACCTCCTCCTGTTGCTGCTTGAGTAAATTGGAAGTCGCCTCTAAGTCCAATCTCTAAACATTTCTTGACTGTGGTTTCTGTGACCTCTGCAATCAGATTAAGTTGAaccatcaaataaaaacaaatattcaggCTGAAAACGTGAGCTATGCTTCTTATTAATGCCTTGTCATTGAATCATGTAGCCTATACCTTTGTCTCCATATCtgacaaaaactaaacaaattaaattggaTTTTTAACTTACTTTTTAGTTTAAGGATATCCTCATTCATTATATAAACAAGTTCGTATTCTCCACCAGACTTTCCGTTCTTGGTGAAGTGTGTTCCATAGTCCTCTAAGAAAGCAAAATACTGGCCCTTCTCATATGTAAGTGGCAGGGCATCCACATCATCCAGGAACGTTGAGGACACCTCCAGCCCTCGCTGTCTCATCCTGTAGGTTGCCAGCTCGACTCTGCCTTTCACTCTCATGaaggtctttctctgaaagagaACATGTGTTTGTAGTAGAAGCGGACTAAGAAGGTagtctttattatttatattaagacGCTACATGAGCAAaagacatatatatttttttattttacagtttaaaattacAGCCTGTTCTATGCACATGGTGGCTCATAAGAGATGTGAATTATTCTGAATAAAGTCAAATAGCTTTTCATAAGAGAACAAGCAATAAACCTGAATCTCACCTTGGTTTGTGTGATTTCTGAAAGCTGTTTGATGATATTTGTTGTTGATTCCTTTCTGTCAAATCCTACGGACGCACTGAAACCTAAGCCAGGACCAGGTTTTTGGTCTGCCCCAGAAACAGTGTCATCACTCTCACCAGGACCTGGAACTTCACCCTCCTCACCAGGACCTGGAGCTTCACCCCCCTCACCAGGACCTTCAGCTGCACCGCCCCCATCGGGACTGGCAACTTCACCACCTCCACCGGCACTGCCAGCCTCACCTGAACCAGAACTGGAAGGCTCAGTCGGTGTAAACTTGAAGTTTAAGCCTACTTCAAAAGATGTAGAGGTTTCCCTAGATATCTCTTTTATTAAAGAGTGAATGTCCTCATACATCTCCTTAGAGCTGCTCTCTTCCACTTTTGTCTGAAGATAAAGAAACAGGTAAaggcttttaattattttttttttagatggttGTTTgttacatcacttactcaccaattTACGGCacttacggcacccattcacaggacatccactggtgagcaagttgTGTACTgctaaaattgtcatttttaggtgaactattccttttatacTCAATAGCTTGGTAAAACAACAGCTGACATCAGGAATACAGTAAAATGAGAGACCCACCTCATAGCTGAGAACTCCAACATTCCAAGGCAATCTGTTATATTCCAACGAGGATGGGTTTCTGATCCGGTTACATTGACCGTTATAGAATCTGTTATTGAAGGGATTCATTCGAGGTCCTGATCCCAGAATGTTTATTCTGTTGAGACAGGAATTAAGCAGCTTTAGGAAATGTGCTGAAGTTGTATATCCAGAACTGTAGTGATAATTGCAACATTTGTGTTGtcagtcattatttttatttgatttcataattacagttaaaaacaaatgttggtTCCATAATGCCTAAAACAATAGCAAGAGTGTATGTTACCAGTAATGAATTCAAACCCCAATTTAAAATAGCAATAAACAATActtctttaatctttttttatttttcagaatatctcttgatcaaattaatatattcttgctgaataaatccTTATGTACATTAATACAACATTTGTACATGCTGAACAAATTaactttaattaagatattatgATCAAATTTTTAGCTCTGACCCATATCCAGCTTGGATGGCTATATCAGACTCAAATACAGCTGTCCTGCCACAAGGTGTCCTGACGGTATCACAATCATCTTCATCAGATGTATCAGGCTCTCCACAGTCATAATCCCCGTTACACCTCATACTTTTGCTTATACATATTCCTTAGGGCAGAGTAATATTCATAATACtgaatattgtttaaaaattcaTACCACTGATTTTCTACTGGTCAGATTTGCAAAGAGAAAAAATCCTAACCTGAATCGCACCTCCATTGAGAGCTCTTGCAGACAGGTGGAGGGTCCATCTGGCATTTGGTAGAAGGTTTACAGGGTTTCCGATCTCCAATTGGGTCTATGCACCTAGAGCCTTTAAACTGCCCAAAGACCTCAATACTTCTAGAGCGATGCTGTGTTACACAGACATAGGTGAATGCTTCACATTTCTTAATCTTTGAAAAATTAAGTTGTGTGACTTGTTGGATTATTGACAATTATATGACAATTTGAAAGACATTATACATTCAGAAGTGTGAGACAGATGACAAAATAGGTGTttaaagagaaacagagagaaaacaggAATTACAGTACCGTCCTATTAGTGCACGGGTCGCAGGACGTCCACTGGGACCAGGCGCTCATTTTGCAGTCGATTGAGCCAGGATCATTAATTTGACGCACCTCTCGTCTTGACCCTTGCCTTTGAGAAAGATTAATAATTATCACTTACCAACTCCTTTCTAGCGCATGACTTTGatttaacacacaaacaaaacaaaaaaaaaaaaaataaataaaggtattaTTTCCCGCATTTTCCAAATCTATTAGTGTAGAATGTACACGGATTTTAGAGGATTATACATACACATGGTCTGTTATGCTCTTTCCATTAACCTGATAAACAATGCATATTGTTACGCATAAAGCAACTAAAGCCTTCATGGTGAAGCTTTGGATGGTCCTTTGAATTTGTGTAGGAA harbors:
- the c9 gene encoding complement component C9 gives rise to the protein MKALVALCVTICIVYQVNGKSITDHVQGSRREVRQINDPGSIDCKMSAWSQWTSCDPCTNRTHRSRSIEVFGQFKGSRCIDPIGDRKPCKPSTKCQMDPPPVCKSSQWRCDSGICISKSMRCNGDYDCGEPDTSDEDDCDTVRTPCGRTAVFESDIAIQAGYGINILGSGPRMNPFNNRFYNGQCNRIRNPSSLEYNRLPWNVGVLSYETKVEESSSKEMYEDIHSLIKEISRETSTSFEVGLNFKFTPTEPSSSGSGEAGSAGGGGEVASPDGGGAAEGPGEGGEAPGPGEEGEVPGPGESDDTVSGADQKPGPGLGFSASVGFDRKESTTNIIKQLSEITQTKRKTFMRVKGRVELATYRMRQRGLEVSSTFLDDVDALPLTYEKGQYFAFLEDYGTHFTKNGKSGGEYELVYIMNEDILKLKKVTETTVKKCLEIGLRGDFQFTQAATGGGHIKPTNDCETLTDKPTDGKDTKGVIDKVLIAVKGGSPASAVAMKSQLTKDGILDYNQYVEWAKTITTLPALIHSDPEPIYNAIPLDFPDAQPRRENLRRALDDYVAEYSVCKCQPCQNGGTVIQIDGECKCMCLTGSEGVACQIIEKELMKAKSFEQLGNWGCWSSWSLCSGERRRRTRKCNTSGVPGGICRGDTTREDYC